The following coding sequences lie in one Spinacia oleracea cultivar Varoflay chromosome 1, BTI_SOV_V1, whole genome shotgun sequence genomic window:
- the LOC110784422 gene encoding F-box protein CPR1-like: protein MSLSLQKRGGEVTNILKERLQREGKSLHGVLLKNIGKCLPEHLIMEILSWLPVRSLLQFKVVSHLWYDMIKSPHFISMHLKNYLNNNDDCRDCFIARCMVTQAEELCHKKILIDGDASQGFSILGLEETETPMYNAYLCGPCDGIYYMCGMYSLCNERGLWNPALNEFKLLPCLIKKPNLAPRLAFSCYREYYGFGYDRFTKDYKVIIMKGYTDTRRKVSDYNDYYYKVTDYPLSVFIYSLRNDSWRYWGDLRKSYFLNCNTCYVFVNDSFYWLGTREAYGDQNFEVIISFNLATDTCQELKLPDYEKPAKDSLAIHDEESLVSVKDFGKTLTELE, encoded by the exons ATGTCTCTTTCTCTACAAAAAAGGGGGGGAGAAGTAACCAACATCTTGAAGGAAAG ATTGCAAAGAGAAGGAAAGAGTTTACATGGAGTTTTATTGAAAAATATTGGAAAATGTTTACCAGAACATTTGATAATGGAGATATTGTCTTGGTTACCTGTGAGAAGTCTATTGCAATTCAAAGTTGTTAGTCATTTATGGTATGATATGATTAAGAGCCCTCATTTCATATCCATGCATTTAAAAAACTACTTAAACAACAATGATGATTGTCGCGATTGTTTCATTGCTCGATGTATGGTTACTCAAGCAGAAGAACTTTGtcataaaaaaatattgatagaTGGTGATGCATCACAAGGTTTTAGTATTCTAGGTTTGGAAGAAACAGAAACACCTATGTATAATGCGTACTTGTGTGGTCCTTGTGATGGAATCTATTATATGTGTGGGATGTATTCGCTTTGCAATGAACGTGGATTGTGGAACCCTGCACTCAACGAATTTAAACTACTGCCTTGTTTGATTAAGAAGCCTAATCTTGCACCTCGTTTGGCATTTAGTTGTTACAGGGAGTATTACGGATTTGGATATGATCGTTTTACTAAAGATTACAAAGTTATTATTATGAAGGGTTATACAGACACAAGAAGAAAAGTATCCGATTATaatgattattattataaagTGACCGATTACCCTTTATCAGTTTTCATATACTCATTGAGAAATGATTCTTGGAGATATTGGGGCGATTTgagaaaatcttattttttgaACTGTAATACATGTTATGTTTTTGTTAATGATAGTTTCTACTGGCTAGGGACACGTGAAGCATATGGTGATCAAAATTTCGAAGTGATAATCTCTTTCAACCTAGCTACCGATACTTGTCAAGAGTTGAAATTACCGGATTATGAGAAGCCGGCTAAAGACAGTCTTGCAATACATGATGAAGAAAGCTTAGTTTCGGTTAAAGATTTTGGGAAAACTTTAACAGAACTTGAATGA
- the LOC110784464 gene encoding UDP-galactose/UDP-glucose transporter 3 encodes MEAHASGFGRVLLLSFCVAGIWAAYISQGVLQEHLSTKRFGPDTKRFEHLAFLNLAQNVVCLIWSFIMISLWSRGSKGGAPWWSYWSAGITNTIGPAMGIEALKYISYPAQVLAKSSKMIPVMLMGALVYGIRYAYSEYICTLLVAGGVSLFALSKTSAKTISKLARPNAPLGYGLCFLNLAFDGFTNATQDSITARYPKTSAWDIMLGMNLWGTIYNVVYMFGWPQASGYEAIRFCQQHPEAGWDILFYCLCGAVGQNFIFLTISRFGSLTNTTITTTRKFVSIVISSLLSGNPLSTIQWSSVGMVFSGLSYQIYLKWQKLQRLQKKRKAT; translated from the exons ATGGAAGCACATGCATCGGGATTTGGCCGTGTGCTACTTCTCAGCTTTTGCGTCGCCGGTATCTGGGCTGCTTACATTTCCCAAGGCGTTCTTCAAGAACATCT ATCGACGAAGAGATTTGGGCCGGATACGAAGAGATTTGAGCACTTGGCGTTTTTGAATTTGGCGCAAAATGTTGTCTGTTTAATCTGGTCTTTCATCA TGATTAGTCTTTGGTCAAGAGGAAGTAAGGGAGGAGCACCATGGTGGAGTTATTGGAGTGCTGGTATTACTAACACTATTGGCCCTGCTATGGGGATTGAAGCTTTGAAGTATATTAGCTATCCTGCCCAG GTCCTTGCGAAATCGTCGAAGATGATTCCAG TGATGCTTATGGGCGCTCTCGTATATGGCATCAGATACGCATATTCGGAGTATATTTGCACACTTCTTGTTGCAGGAGGTGTGTCACTTTTTGCACTTTCTAAG ACCAGTGCAAAGACCATTAGTAAGCTGGCACGCCCTAATGCACCTCTTGGTTATGGGCTCTGCTTCTTGAACCTTGCTTTTGATGGGTTTACAAATGCTACACAGGATTCAATAACAGCAAG GTACCCGAAAACAAGTGCTTGGGATATCATGTTGGGAATGAATCTATGGGGCACCATATACAATGTGGTGTACATGTTTGGTTGGCCCCAAGCAAGTGGATATGAGGCTATTAGATTTTGCCAGCAACATCCAGAGGCAGGATGGGACATCCTTTTTTACTGCTTGTGTGGTGCTGTTGGCCAAAATTTTATCTTCTTAACCATCAGTCGATTTGGTTCTCTTACTAACACGACAATCACTACCACCCGTAAGTTTGTTAGCATTGTTATCTCTTCTCTTCTGAGTGGCAATCCCCTCTCCACAATTCAATGGAGTAGTGTTGGCATGGTCTTTTCCGGGTTGTCATACCAGATTTACCTTAAATGGCAGAAGCTGCAAAGATTGCAAAAGAAGCGAAAAGCTACATGA
- the LOC130466191 gene encoding uncharacterized protein produces the protein MKRGREDEQGSDGEEVNPVIRSPLDQSIRRRSSWKRAPPSWRQLNVCGGPSSYGYCIRDSDGKLDMCGVKWVEPSQAVLGLSDEYREAEALYYGLQKALDFGYKKLVAECPCYSLVKKIKVAMIQDLESEQVVTNILELRNQFDSFIFAFVKPDGNSVAYEMSKLTVDGWKTGHFPEVASHAASWDVRCSLDNQRESQEKVTTKLELPAPSMSSGTQEASSPDENIAESQNNPGAASIAWHDSDTIP, from the exons atgaagagaggaaGAGAAGATGAACAAGGTAGCGATGGTGAAGAAGTTAATCCAGTAATTCGCAGTCCACTTGATCAATCGATAAG GCGCAGGTCCTCCTGGAAACGCGCACCTCCTTCTTGGCGACAACTAAATGTATGTGGTGGTCCGAGTTCTTATGGATACTGTATTCGGGATTCGGATGGCAAGTTGGATATGTGTGGTGTTAAGTGGGTGGAGCCTTCGCAGGCGGTGTTGGGGTTAAGTGATGAATACAGGGAAGCAGAGGCCTTATACTATGGGTTACAGAAAGCCTTGGATTTTGGTTACAAAAAGTTGGTTGCTGAATGTCCATGTTATTCACTTGTTAAAAAGATAAAAGTTGCGATGATACAAGACCTGGAAAGTGAACAAGTTGTTACTAACATTCTTGAGTTACGCAACCAGTTCGATTCTTTTATCTTCGCTTTTGTGAAACCCGATGGAAATTCTGTAGCTTATGAAATGTCAAAGCTTACTGTTGATGGATGGAAAACTGGACACTTTCCTGAAGTTGCCTCTCACGCTGCTTCTTGGGATGTAAGGTGTTCCCTTGACAATCAAAGG GAGAGTCAAGAAAAAGTGACCACCAAATTAGAATTACCAGCACCGTCAATGTCATCAGGAACTCAAG AAGCTTCTTCTCCAGATGAAAACATCGCTGAGAGCCAGAATAATCCAGGAGCAGCTTCAATAGCATGGCATGACTCGGACACCATTCCATAA